Proteins encoded by one window of Bacteroidota bacterium:
- a CDS encoding T9SS type A sorting domain-containing protein: protein MKKIVYIILALSTINGVIAQNATADKQAALKKTTIAVSDKSYMQYAKDREGVPLQDQSFYKISNGSRVAGDYVGYSSYDLVTNASAPNRLLVYPDNKVSAVWTGSTSTAEARTDRGTFFNNYDGANWGAIPDTRIEDYRTGFPAMINVGDHEMYFAHDGSNNLVIFKNDATGSTNWTEDANSLLLHGTWPRAACAQGSNYIHLLAANDDAANENDYMLYYRSSDGGATWDITHFRLPGIDTANGYSIMGAECYTIRAIGDNVYIAAGENINDLAVWKSNSNGDIGSWTRTRLIEWPIPNFNGNTISDIDADGVADTITSQDGNIALAIDNSGMMHVWTGATRILDVTPDDDGWSYFPGVTGLWYWNESFGADSVQYLDFALVDWDEDGDPFLGIGADLPNYGCGFTSQASATVDPLTGYIYVVYTHPVEFTDYFDDPTVAEAQSFRDLFGFYSTDGGISWSPPINLTYVAEQNFENVNPAVYWSTISNKVHVLWQQDQDPGTSTETTAPDAITLDNDVLYRAFDYSRFEPYDPTAEYDYSAAANVFTFNNLSVDADTYNWDFGDGSTSTQFEPLHAYTTTGNFLVCLNAENKYGDDQSCKTIEVTQTDIVNALPQLNISVFPTLTTGILHIETSELYEDLNVEVYNTLGQKLTTDILNGASNEINISNLNSGEYLLRFISHSAVTVKQVTLIK, encoded by the coding sequence CGTTGAAAAAAACTACTATTGCAGTTTCTGATAAAAGTTATATGCAATATGCAAAAGATCGGGAAGGAGTTCCTTTACAAGATCAAAGTTTTTATAAAATATCAAATGGTTCAAGAGTAGCCGGCGATTATGTTGGTTATAGCTCCTACGATCTGGTAACAAATGCATCGGCACCAAACAGATTATTGGTATATCCCGATAATAAAGTTTCTGCCGTATGGACAGGTTCTACAAGCACGGCAGAAGCAAGAACTGATCGCGGAACATTTTTTAATAATTATGATGGTGCAAATTGGGGTGCAATTCCTGATACGCGTATCGAAGATTACAGAACAGGATTTCCTGCAATGATAAATGTTGGAGATCATGAAATGTATTTTGCTCATGACGGAAGTAACAATCTTGTTATATTTAAAAATGATGCTACCGGATCAACTAATTGGACAGAAGATGCAAATTCATTGTTATTACATGGAACATGGCCTCGCGCAGCATGTGCCCAGGGTTCCAATTATATTCATTTATTAGCGGCCAACGATGATGCCGCAAATGAAAATGATTATATGTTATATTATCGTTCTTCAGATGGTGGTGCAACCTGGGATATTACACATTTCCGTTTACCAGGAATTGATACTGCAAATGGATATAGTATAATGGGTGCAGAATGTTATACTATTCGCGCAATAGGTGATAATGTATATATTGCAGCCGGAGAAAATATTAATGACCTTGCAGTTTGGAAATCAAATTCAAATGGAGATATAGGTTCATGGACAAGAACAAGATTAATTGAATGGCCTATTCCGAATTTCAATGGAAATACCATTTCAGATATTGATGCTGATGGAGTTGCCGATACCATTACTTCACAAGATGGAAATATAGCACTGGCAATTGATAATAGTGGAATGATGCATGTATGGACCGGAGCAACACGAATATTAGATGTTACTCCTGATGATGATGGATGGAGTTATTTTCCCGGTGTAACAGGATTATGGTACTGGAATGAATCTTTTGGTGCTGATAGTGTTCAATATCTTGATTTTGCATTAGTTGATTGGGATGAAGATGGTGATCCGTTTTTAGGAATTGGTGCCGACCTTCCGAATTATGGTTGCGGATTTACTTCACAGGCATCAGCAACTGTTGATCCACTCACCGGATATATATATGTTGTGTATACACATCCCGTTGAATTCACCGATTATTTTGATGATCCTACTGTTGCCGAAGCTCAATCATTCAGAGATCTGTTTGGATTTTATTCTACCGACGGAGGAATTAGTTGGTCGCCTCCAATTAATTTAACTTATGTTGCAGAACAGAATTTTGAAAATGTAAATCCTGCCGTTTATTGGAGCACTATCAGTAATAAAGTACATGTATTATGGCAACAAGATCAGGATCCGGGAACTTCCACCGAAACAACTGCTCCGGATGCAATTACATTAGACAACGATGTATTATACCGCGCTTTTGATTACAGCAGATTTGAACCTTATGATCCAACAGCAGAATATGATTATAGCGCTGCTGCAAATGTTTTCACATTTAATAATTTAAGTGTTGACGCCGATACTTATAATTGGGATTTTGGTGATGGTTCTACATCTACACAATTTGAACCTTTGCACGCATATACAACAACCGGAAATTTTCTGGTATGTTTAAATGCTGAAAATAAGTATGGTGACGATCAAAGTTGCAAAACTATTGAAGTAACCCAAACCGACATTGTTAATGCCTTACCTCAGTTAAATATCTCTGTATTTCCAACTTTAACTACAGGTATTTTACATATTGAAACTTCTGAATTATACGAAGATCTTAATGTAGAAGTTTACAATACACTCGGACAAAAATTAACCACCGATATTCTCAACGGAGCCTCCAATGAAATAAACATTTCTAACCTGAATTCCGGCGAATATCTTTTAAGATTTATTTCTCATAGCGCAGTAACAGTAAAGCAGGTTACGTTAATTAAATAG